In Fluviicola taffensis DSM 16823, the following are encoded in one genomic region:
- a CDS encoding fumarylacetoacetate hydrolase family protein, which translates to MKIICIGRNYADHAKELNNPLPTEPVFFMKPDTALLPAGSDFYIPDFTKDLHYECEVVVKIKKVGKNIQEKFAKDYYDEISLGIDFTARDLQEQCKAKSLPWEKAKAFDNSAPMGTHFVPVNTLNLSDLHFSLTKNGETVQKGHTADMIFSIDQIIAFVSQYITLKTGDLIFTGTPAGVGPVAIGDQLEAFIGAEKILDLRIK; encoded by the coding sequence ATGAAAATCATTTGTATCGGTAGAAATTACGCCGACCATGCGAAGGAATTGAATAATCCGCTCCCAACGGAGCCTGTTTTCTTTATGAAACCAGATACTGCTCTCCTACCCGCAGGAAGCGACTTTTACATTCCTGATTTCACGAAAGATTTACACTACGAATGTGAAGTTGTCGTGAAAATCAAAAAAGTGGGAAAAAACATCCAAGAGAAATTTGCCAAAGATTACTACGACGAAATCTCATTGGGAATCGACTTCACAGCCCGCGATTTACAGGAACAATGCAAAGCGAAAAGTCTTCCGTGGGAAAAAGCAAAAGCCTTCGACAATAGTGCACCCATGGGAACGCATTTCGTACCTGTCAATACGCTGAATTTATCCGATTTACATTTCAGCTTAACCAAAAATGGTGAAACGGTTCAAAAAGGTCATACGGCAGACATGATTTTCTCTATTGATCAAATCATTGCATTTGTTTCTCAATACATTACACTCAAAACAGGCGATTTAATCTTCACCGGAACACCAGCTGGGGTTGGCCCTGTTGCAATT
- a CDS encoding 3'-5' exonuclease: MNLSLTRNFVMLDLETTGLDVAKDRIIEIALIKTTPTGEQSEYCKRVNPTIPISKESAEITGITDEMVATEPTFEQLADEIAAFIGDADLGGYNSNKFDIPVLAEEFLRISHSFKINDRKFIDVQNIFHKMEQRTLAAAYQFYCKEPMENAHNALYDTKVTLDVFKAQLERYPDLAKSIPELADFSRQGNQEWHDFAGRLGKTKDGQVTYNFGKHKGKTVADVAESEPGYFGWMMDADFPLYTKQLLREEMERIKQKRKEKREDENSNLSIEDKLAALQNKFKK; this comes from the coding sequence ATGAATTTATCACTCACCCGAAATTTTGTCATGTTAGATCTAGAAACTACTGGATTAGACGTAGCTAAGGATCGAATTATAGAAATTGCTTTAATTAAGACCACTCCAACAGGAGAACAGAGTGAGTATTGTAAACGCGTCAACCCCACTATTCCAATCTCAAAAGAATCTGCTGAAATAACTGGAATTACGGATGAGATGGTTGCTACTGAGCCCACTTTTGAGCAATTAGCAGACGAAATAGCAGCATTTATTGGCGATGCCGATTTGGGAGGATACAATTCCAATAAGTTTGACATTCCCGTTTTAGCAGAAGAATTCTTGCGAATCAGTCACTCTTTCAAAATCAACGATCGAAAATTCATAGACGTACAAAACATCTTTCACAAGATGGAACAACGCACCTTGGCTGCAGCATATCAGTTCTACTGCAAAGAACCGATGGAGAATGCGCACAATGCGTTGTACGATACGAAAGTAACACTAGACGTATTTAAAGCGCAATTGGAACGTTATCCCGATTTGGCGAAGTCAATCCCTGAACTAGCAGATTTTTCCCGTCAAGGAAACCAAGAATGGCATGACTTTGCTGGAAGATTGGGTAAAACAAAAGACGGTCAGGTGACCTATAACTTTGGAAAACACAAGGGGAAAACAGTTGCAGATGTCGCAGAATCAGAACCAGGTTATTTTGGCTGGATGATGGATGCTGATTTCCCGCTTTATACCAAACAGTTGTTGCGTGAAGAAATGGAACGCATCAAGCAAAAACGAAAAGAGAAGCGCGAAGATGAAAACTCGAATTTGAGTATCGAGGATAAATTGGCGGCGTTGCAGAATAAGTTCAAGAAGTAG
- a CDS encoding OmpA family protein, translating into MKLCKSTTVLIFLFPFLSFSQYDENRVSELINKGSESELVMESSIMIQEGYLYQAGQLVDKLLQMNPASSNYNYRRGFIYFEMSTDFVKAMPYLEKAVLKTDKKYDPFNTKELAAPVDAFFELGKCYHAAGNINKAEEFYNKFLESSIAKSNNVFFAKLYLEQCKVARTEFASPKNVYLKNIGSAVNTENPEFSPVISLDGSALYYTSRRKWANGASDKGLDSRYNLYPEDIYVSYRDFDSTWMQPVKLEFCDPLQNEATLAVSPDERRVYVYQDTKGNGDIFYSDFSTNKFQKVTHLDDKKINTNDWETHVTVSPDGQMLYFVSNRKGGMGGRDIYYCLKQKDSTWGNPVNAGPNINGPMDDESPFVSIDNGTLYFSSNGNKSMGGFDIFMSKLDSKGQWGPAMNLGSPINSTCDDLFYTTTTDGLTGYLTSIRVDGKGEKDIYEIKNNYLGVKNIAVFKGQINVIGGKPLPDDVYVNLKCVDCQNPYDRKLFPRIRDGVLMNSLEPCKEYEITFSYEKNGKKNFYSEKFKTDCTKEYSEVYREFWLDIDKQMIVKPYYIVGTITDSKTNAKLAGVSINLINKKTGEKLYQLPTNTAGSYKTDTLGGMKKGDNVEFALTLEKTGYITMTYDVPMTLGDNSEIRIDRSLAKNEAGTDIGLNVNPIYFDYNKWDIRPDAAKELDKIVEIMKKNPNIKIELGSHTDSRGKDDYNIKLSDQRAKASARYIVSKGIAAGRITGKGYGETKLKVSDEQINNMPKWDEKEKGHQLNRRTEFIIVK; encoded by the coding sequence ATGAAACTTTGTAAATCTACTACAGTACTTATTTTTCTATTTCCATTCTTATCTTTCTCTCAATACGATGAAAATCGTGTGAGTGAATTGATCAATAAAGGTTCTGAATCAGAACTTGTCATGGAAAGCTCTATCATGATTCAAGAAGGATATCTCTATCAGGCCGGACAGCTTGTAGATAAACTCCTCCAAATGAATCCAGCTAGCTCAAACTACAATTATCGTAGAGGATTTATCTACTTTGAAATGTCTACCGATTTTGTCAAAGCAATGCCTTATTTGGAGAAAGCTGTTCTCAAAACGGACAAAAAGTATGATCCTTTCAACACGAAAGAATTGGCAGCTCCTGTGGATGCATTTTTTGAATTGGGAAAATGTTATCATGCAGCCGGAAACATCAATAAAGCTGAAGAGTTTTACAACAAATTTCTGGAAAGCTCCATTGCTAAATCCAATAACGTGTTTTTCGCAAAATTGTATTTAGAACAATGTAAAGTTGCACGAACAGAATTTGCATCTCCTAAAAATGTGTATCTGAAAAACATCGGAAGTGCTGTGAATACTGAAAATCCAGAATTCTCTCCAGTAATCTCTTTGGACGGTTCGGCCTTGTATTACACATCGCGCAGAAAATGGGCAAATGGAGCCTCTGATAAAGGATTAGATTCAAGATATAATTTGTATCCTGAAGACATCTACGTTTCTTACCGCGACTTCGATTCAACTTGGATGCAACCAGTAAAATTGGAATTTTGTGATCCTTTGCAAAATGAAGCAACGCTAGCAGTTAGTCCAGATGAACGCCGTGTTTACGTGTATCAAGATACCAAAGGAAATGGAGATATTTTTTATTCCGATTTCTCTACTAATAAGTTTCAGAAAGTAACTCATTTAGACGATAAAAAAATCAATACCAATGATTGGGAAACACACGTAACGGTGAGTCCTGATGGTCAAATGCTTTACTTCGTTTCCAACCGAAAAGGAGGAATGGGTGGCCGTGATATTTATTACTGCTTGAAACAAAAAGACAGTACTTGGGGAAATCCAGTGAATGCTGGACCAAATATCAACGGACCAATGGATGATGAATCTCCTTTCGTTTCTATCGATAATGGAACGCTTTACTTTTCGAGTAATGGAAATAAAAGTATGGGAGGTTTTGACATTTTCATGTCTAAATTAGATTCCAAAGGACAATGGGGACCTGCAATGAATTTAGGTTCACCAATCAATTCCACATGTGATGATTTGTTCTATACCACAACCACCGATGGTTTAACTGGTTATTTAACCTCTATCCGTGTAGATGGAAAAGGAGAAAAAGACATCTACGAAATCAAAAACAACTACTTAGGAGTTAAAAACATCGCTGTATTCAAAGGTCAAATCAATGTGATCGGTGGAAAGCCGTTACCTGACGATGTATATGTAAATCTAAAATGTGTGGATTGCCAAAATCCTTATGACCGTAAATTATTCCCGCGTATTCGTGATGGTGTGTTGATGAATTCATTAGAACCTTGTAAAGAATATGAAATCACATTCTCTTACGAGAAAAATGGAAAGAAAAATTTCTATAGTGAGAAATTCAAAACAGACTGTACAAAAGAATACTCAGAAGTTTACCGAGAATTTTGGTTAGACATCGACAAGCAAATGATAGTGAAGCCTTACTACATTGTTGGAACAATCACTGATAGCAAAACAAATGCAAAATTAGCGGGAGTTTCTATCAATTTGATCAACAAGAAAACAGGTGAGAAATTGTACCAACTTCCTACGAATACAGCTGGATCATACAAAACGGATACACTTGGAGGAATGAAAAAAGGAGACAATGTTGAATTTGCATTGACGTTGGAAAAAACTGGATATATCACGATGACATATGATGTTCCGATGACATTGGGAGACAACTCTGAAATTCGAATTGACCGCTCATTGGCTAAAAATGAAGCGGGAACAGACATAGGTTTGAACGTAAATCCAATCTATTTCGATTACAACAAATGGGATATCCGCCCAGATGCTGCGAAAGAATTGGATAAGATTGTTGAAATCATGAAGAAAAATCCAAACATCAAAATTGAGTTGGGATCGCATACGGATAGTCGTGGTAAAGATGATTACAACATCAAATTATCCGATCAACGTGCCAAAGCTTCTGCTCGTTACATTGTTTCCAAAGGAATTGCTGCAGGACGAATTACTGGAAAAGGATATGGTGAAACGAAACTCAAAGTATCTGATGAACAAATCAATAACATGCCTAAATGGGATGAAAAAGAAAAAGGACATCAGTTGAATCGTAGAACAGAGTTTATCATTGTAAAATGA
- a CDS encoding dihydrolipoamide acetyltransferase family protein → MAQIEIRLPKMGESVTEATITNWLKEVGDTVEMDEPLVEVATDKVDNELPSEAAGVLVQKLFEKDQVAQVGDVIAIISTDGDAAPVAPKADNAAVAAVAETVAVAQAVVSNGGVTLEKSSGNGKFISPLVRSIAQQENISMSEIDALSGTGMGGRVTKKDILSYIDTRGTAPAAVAQPPVSVAAPAASNGAAPAVVSGGNSFLSNIKEPVVVPMPGDEIIEMDRMRKLIAEHMVMSKHVSPHVTSFVEADVTNIVMWRNKMKKDFEKREGENLTFTPIFMEAIVKAIKDFPMINVSLSGNQIIKRKDINIGMATALPSGNLIVPVIKNADRLNLTGIAKSVNQLARAARDNKLKPEDIQGGTYTVTNVGTFGNVMGTPIINQPQVAILALGAIRKLPAVIETPEGDFIGIRHKMFLSHSYDHRVVDGSLGGMFVRRVADYLEQFDVNREL, encoded by the coding sequence ATGGCACAAATTGAAATTCGTCTTCCAAAAATGGGAGAAAGCGTTACAGAAGCTACCATTACCAATTGGTTAAAAGAAGTTGGTGACACGGTTGAAATGGATGAACCTTTGGTAGAAGTTGCAACGGATAAAGTTGATAACGAATTACCATCAGAAGCTGCTGGAGTTTTGGTTCAAAAATTATTTGAAAAAGATCAAGTTGCTCAAGTTGGTGATGTAATTGCGATTATATCTACTGATGGAGATGCTGCACCTGTTGCTCCAAAAGCTGACAATGCAGCTGTAGCGGCTGTTGCTGAAACGGTTGCTGTTGCTCAAGCAGTAGTTTCAAATGGTGGAGTTACTTTAGAAAAAAGTAGTGGAAATGGAAAATTCATTTCTCCGCTTGTTCGAAGTATCGCACAACAAGAAAATATTTCCATGTCAGAAATTGATGCACTTAGCGGAACTGGCATGGGTGGAAGAGTGACTAAAAAAGACATTCTTTCATACATTGATACAAGAGGAACAGCTCCTGCTGCTGTAGCTCAACCACCAGTAAGCGTTGCTGCCCCAGCTGCGTCAAATGGTGCTGCTCCAGCTGTTGTTTCAGGAGGAAATTCATTCTTGAGTAACATCAAAGAACCAGTTGTGGTTCCTATGCCTGGAGATGAAATCATTGAGATGGATCGTATGCGTAAGCTAATTGCTGAGCACATGGTGATGTCTAAGCATGTTTCCCCTCACGTTACTTCATTCGTTGAGGCTGACGTTACAAATATCGTTATGTGGAGAAATAAAATGAAAAAGGATTTTGAAAAACGCGAAGGTGAAAACCTAACGTTCACTCCTATTTTCATGGAAGCAATTGTGAAAGCAATCAAAGATTTCCCAATGATCAACGTTTCTTTATCCGGAAATCAAATCATCAAACGCAAGGATATCAATATTGGAATGGCAACTGCACTTCCTTCTGGAAACTTAATTGTTCCAGTTATTAAGAACGCTGATCGTTTGAACTTAACAGGTATTGCAAAGTCGGTCAACCAATTAGCAAGGGCTGCACGCGATAACAAATTGAAACCAGAAGATATTCAAGGTGGAACATATACAGTAACAAACGTTGGAACATTTGGAAACGTAATGGGAACTCCTATTATCAACCAACCACAAGTTGCGATTCTTGCATTAGGTGCGATTCGTAAATTACCAGCAGTTATTGAAACACCTGAAGGAGATTTTATCGGTATTCGTCACAAAATGTTCTTGTCCCACTCCTATGACCACCGAGTGGTTGATGGATCATTGGGAGGAATGTTTGTAAGAAGAGTTGCTGACTATTTAGAGCAGTTTGATGTCAATAGAGAACTCTAA
- a CDS encoding glycosyltransferase family 2 protein, with protein MTHSSPKIAVIIVNYNVVFFLEQCLNSVAEAMKQESAEVWVVDNNSVDGSVEMVREKFPWVKVIANKDNKGFSKANNQAMEISQCAYQLLLNPDTVIEEDTLFKVVKYMDEHPKVGGLGVRMVDGKGIFLPESKRGLPTPAVAFYKIFGISRIFPKSKIFGKYHLGYLSEFETNEIEILSGAFMLMRKEALDKVGLLDEAFFMYGEDIDLSYRIIKGGYKNVYFPETRIIHYKGESTKKSSVNYVFVFYRAMVIFARKHFSQKNARLFSFLINTAIYFRAGLAIGMRFIRKITLPLVDTLYLLLGLFALTNYWHQAQIDFPAQSTNILILFYTFIWMLSITLQGGYDQPVTFKKFFLGGTIGTAFILILYALFPKEWQFSRLFILLGASWIIGYYILSRIILHLAIGKRFIINGRKHANFAIIGSQEEFERVSHLLYQTQPKIAQIISVSLTENHGKEALGSINELEQIVRVHNIDEIIFCAKDTSAREIIHWMTAIPDLTVDYKIAQPDSQYLIGSNSIETAGDLYILEINAISQPAKRRQKRLFDFLIGVLLLVTSPLLIWFYSNKLQFFTSILKLISGRKTVVSYNEQSNLSNKQLPKIKKGILTPTEHLSGLDENLKSKLDLLYAREYSVLRDIQILWKSWKKLDQ; from the coding sequence GTGACTCATTCTTCTCCAAAAATTGCTGTAATTATCGTCAACTACAACGTTGTCTTCTTTTTGGAGCAATGTTTGAATTCGGTTGCCGAAGCGATGAAGCAAGAATCAGCAGAAGTTTGGGTAGTAGACAATAATTCAGTAGATGGTTCTGTGGAAATGGTTCGCGAGAAGTTTCCATGGGTCAAAGTCATCGCCAACAAAGACAATAAAGGATTCTCCAAAGCGAATAATCAGGCAATGGAAATCTCCCAATGTGCTTACCAACTGCTTTTAAATCCAGATACGGTTATCGAAGAAGATACTTTATTCAAGGTTGTGAAGTACATGGATGAACATCCGAAAGTTGGTGGATTAGGAGTTAGAATGGTGGATGGAAAAGGAATTTTTCTTCCGGAATCCAAACGAGGGTTGCCTACTCCAGCCGTTGCATTCTACAAAATATTTGGCATTTCACGCATTTTTCCGAAATCGAAAATCTTTGGAAAGTACCATTTGGGCTATTTGTCGGAATTTGAAACCAACGAAATTGAAATTCTTTCTGGAGCATTTATGTTGATGCGAAAAGAAGCCTTGGATAAAGTGGGATTATTGGACGAAGCATTTTTCATGTACGGCGAAGACATTGATTTATCCTACCGCATCATCAAAGGTGGCTACAAAAACGTCTATTTTCCAGAAACACGTATCATTCACTACAAAGGAGAAAGCACTAAGAAAAGTTCGGTGAACTACGTTTTTGTGTTCTACAGAGCAATGGTGATTTTTGCGCGAAAACACTTTTCACAAAAAAATGCTCGGCTGTTTTCCTTCTTAATCAACACGGCAATCTATTTCAGAGCTGGTTTGGCAATTGGAATGCGTTTTATTCGAAAAATTACCTTGCCGCTCGTTGATACACTTTACCTCTTATTGGGATTATTTGCGTTAACCAATTACTGGCACCAAGCACAGATTGATTTTCCAGCGCAAAGCACCAATATCCTCATTCTATTTTACACCTTCATTTGGATGTTATCCATCACCTTGCAAGGTGGATATGATCAACCCGTTACGTTTAAAAAATTCTTTTTAGGCGGAACAATCGGAACAGCATTCATTTTGATTTTGTACGCCTTGTTTCCAAAAGAATGGCAATTTTCTCGACTTTTTATTCTACTCGGAGCAAGTTGGATCATCGGATATTACATCCTTTCGAGAATCATTCTTCATTTAGCGATTGGAAAACGATTCATCATTAATGGACGAAAACACGCCAATTTTGCAATTATTGGTTCGCAAGAAGAATTTGAGCGTGTGTCCCACCTGTTGTATCAAACTCAGCCTAAAATTGCGCAAATCATTTCCGTTTCATTAACTGAAAATCACGGAAAAGAAGCTTTGGGATCCATCAACGAATTGGAACAAATTGTACGCGTTCACAACATCGATGAAATCATTTTTTGTGCAAAAGATACCAGCGCCAGAGAGATTATTCATTGGATGACAGCAATCCCTGATTTGACAGTCGATTACAAAATTGCACAACCCGATAGTCAATACCTCATTGGTTCTAATTCGATTGAAACGGCAGGAGATTTATATATTCTGGAAATAAATGCCATTAGTCAACCTGCAAAAAGACGACAAAAAAGATTGTTTGACTTCCTCATCGGAGTGCTTCTTTTAGTGACTTCACCCCTTCTTATTTGGTTCTATTCAAATAAATTGCAGTTTTTCACAAGTATTTTGAAGTTGATTAGCGGTCGAAAAACGGTCGTTTCTTACAATGAGCAAAGCAATCTTTCCAACAAACAACTCCCTAAAATCAAAAAGGGAATCCTCACTCCAACTGAACATTTAAGCGGTTTGGATGAGAATCTAAAATCAAAATTAGATTTACTCTATGCACGCGAATATTCGGTATTACGCGATATTCAAATTTTATGGAAATCATGGAAAAAACTGGATCAATAA
- a CDS encoding Rid family detoxifying hydrolase, producing the protein MKKAIQIPGAPAPIGPYSQAIVSGNTVYVSGQIPLNPFTGELEVASIEDATHQILKNIEALLKEADMNLNHIVKCSIFMTDLGQFSEMNAVYGSYFQDVPPARETVQVSKLPMNVPIEISCIAIK; encoded by the coding sequence ATGAAAAAAGCAATTCAAATTCCAGGAGCTCCTGCTCCAATCGGACCATATAGTCAGGCAATTGTTAGTGGAAACACCGTTTATGTGAGTGGTCAAATTCCATTAAACCCTTTTACTGGCGAATTGGAAGTTGCTTCTATTGAAGATGCGACACATCAGATTTTAAAGAATATTGAAGCACTGTTGAAAGAGGCTGACATGAATTTGAATCACATTGTGAAATGCAGCATTTTTATGACCGACCTTGGACAATTTTCAGAGATGAATGCCGTTTATGGATCATACTTTCAAGACGTACCTCCAGCGAGAGAAACGGTTCAAGTTTCTAAATTGCCGATGAATGTGCCGATTGAAATATCTTGTATTGCCATCAAATAA
- a CDS encoding anthranilate synthase component II yields MRFLLVDNFDSFTYNIVHYLEQCDVDVHVVTNVDVRIDSLESFDALVLSPGPGLPNEAGKLMPVVAEAMRQNKPILGVCLGMQALAIHSGDSLYNQEIVKHGLAEEIRLVKKDSLFYNDIPEVIEVGLYHSWAVELTENSPFIPTATSESGVLMSMEIAAKKVYAVQFHPESILTPTGLRMIQNFVGIVRED; encoded by the coding sequence ATGCGGTTTTTATTAGTTGATAACTTCGATTCGTTCACGTACAACATTGTCCATTATTTGGAACAATGCGACGTTGACGTTCATGTTGTGACGAATGTAGATGTGAGAATCGACAGCTTGGAATCCTTTGATGCACTTGTTTTATCTCCAGGTCCAGGTTTACCCAATGAAGCCGGAAAACTCATGCCTGTTGTTGCTGAGGCGATGCGTCAAAACAAGCCAATCTTGGGAGTTTGTTTGGGGATGCAAGCTTTGGCCATTCATTCAGGAGACTCCCTCTACAACCAGGAAATTGTAAAGCACGGATTGGCTGAAGAAATTCGATTGGTGAAGAAAGATTCCCTTTTTTACAACGACATTCCCGAAGTTATTGAAGTCGGTTTGTACCATTCTTGGGCTGTGGAATTAACCGAAAACTCGCCATTTATTCCCACAGCTACTTCTGAAAGTGGTGTTTTGATGTCCATGGAAATAGCAGCAAAAAAGGTGTATGCCGTTCAATTTCACCCAGAAAGCATTTTGACTCCAACAGGATTGAGAATGATTCAAAATTTTGTGGGGATTGTGAGGGAGGATTAG
- a CDS encoding zeta toxin family protein has translation MNDKKLYIIAGCNGAGKTTASFTILPDILECKEFVNADEIAKGLSPFQPEKVSFEAGRIMLNRINELLSENENFAFETTLSTKSYKNKIIEAKEKGYRVILLFFWLQNIDLAKERVKTRVSEGGHNIEPEVIARRYIRGIKNLFDIYLPIVDGAFIFDNSEAKHELLADKQIGTSLNIVSIDKFNLLKNYYDNN, from the coding sequence ATGAATGACAAAAAGCTTTACATAATCGCAGGTTGCAACGGAGCAGGAAAAACTACTGCATCGTTTACCATTTTACCTGATATTTTGGAGTGTAAAGAATTTGTCAATGCTGATGAAATAGCAAAAGGGCTATCTCCTTTTCAGCCTGAAAAAGTTTCATTTGAGGCAGGACGAATAATGCTAAACAGAATCAATGAGTTGCTTTCTGAAAATGAAAATTTTGCATTTGAAACAACTTTATCAACTAAAAGTTATAAAAATAAAATCATTGAGGCTAAAGAAAAAGGTTATCGAGTGATCTTACTATTCTTTTGGCTTCAAAACATTGATTTAGCTAAAGAACGCGTAAAAACAAGAGTTTCAGAAGGTGGGCATAATATCGAACCTGAAGTTATCGCAAGAAGATATATAAGAGGAATTAAGAATCTATTTGACATTTATCTTCCCATAGTTGATGGAGCATTTATTTTTGATAATTCGGAAGCTAAACACGAACTTTTAGCCGATAAACAAATTGGTACTTCACTTAATATTGTAAGCATAGACAAGTTTAATCTTTTAAAAAATTACTATGACAACAACTGA
- a CDS encoding DUF2147 domain-containing protein yields MKWITTSLFLLFFVAAKAQTCLGVWITIDDKTGKKKSKVELYKKDDKLYGKVIYLYPREGREDNPKCKKCTDDRKDQPLVGLQIVRGLKWDGSEWEDGTIVDPENGKVYTCSIWIDRDDFNKVHVRGYVGPFYRTQTWVKATD; encoded by the coding sequence ATGAAATGGATTACCACATCGTTATTTCTGTTGTTTTTTGTAGCTGCAAAAGCGCAAACTTGTTTAGGAGTTTGGATTACAATTGATGACAAAACAGGGAAAAAGAAATCAAAAGTTGAGCTTTACAAGAAAGATGATAAGCTTTACGGTAAAGTCATTTATCTCTATCCGCGAGAAGGAAGAGAGGACAATCCAAAATGTAAAAAATGTACCGATGATCGCAAAGATCAGCCTTTGGTTGGATTACAAATCGTACGTGGATTGAAGTGGGATGGAAGTGAATGGGAAGATGGAACAATTGTAGATCCAGAAAATGGAAAAGTATATACGTGTTCTATTTGGATAGATCGCGATGATTTCAATAAAGTGCACGTTCGTGGTTATGTTGGACCTTTCTATCGTACTCAAACTTGGGTAAAAGCAACCGATTAA
- a CDS encoding phosphatidylserine decarboxylase family protein, whose translation MTLHREGTTTILIGILILGLIEWGNYWLYTKTDWLWLFLLLSAGALVMLYLIVQFFRIPKRTFTFTDLDILCPADGKVVVIEEVEETEYFKDRRIQVSIFMSPLNVHANYFPISGLVKYVKYHKGLFLVAWHPKSSTDNERSTVVVQHSSGQEVLFRQIAGAVARRICYYTKEGQTAETGQEFGFIKFGSRVDVFLPLGTKLDVKINQDVKAKLTKLGSF comes from the coding sequence ATGACACTTCACAGAGAAGGAACTACTACAATTCTTATTGGAATCCTGATTTTAGGATTAATTGAATGGGGAAATTATTGGCTCTATACCAAAACAGATTGGCTTTGGTTATTCCTATTGCTTTCTGCAGGTGCATTAGTAATGCTGTATTTAATCGTTCAATTTTTCCGCATCCCAAAACGCACTTTTACATTTACGGATTTAGACATTTTATGTCCAGCTGATGGAAAAGTGGTTGTAATCGAGGAAGTAGAAGAAACAGAATACTTCAAAGACCGCAGAATTCAGGTTTCAATTTTTATGTCTCCTCTAAATGTTCACGCAAACTATTTCCCGATTAGCGGATTGGTGAAATACGTGAAATACCACAAAGGGTTATTTTTAGTTGCATGGCATCCGAAAAGCTCAACAGATAACGAACGCTCTACAGTAGTTGTTCAGCATTCATCCGGACAAGAAGTATTGTTCCGTCAAATTGCAGGAGCAGTGGCTCGAAGAATCTGTTATTATACAAAAGAAGGGCAGACTGCTGAAACAGGTCAGGAATTTGGATTTATCAAATTTGGATCGCGCGTAGATGTCTTTTTGCCTCTTGGCACGAAATTAGATGTTAAAATTAACCAAGATGTGAAGGCTAAGTTAACGAAGCTTGGCTCATTCTAA
- a CDS encoding phosphatidate cytidylyltransferase yields the protein MKDVLIRSVFGALFLMVVFTPFVYDVQNNGNLMNLVFYLFTMLGTHELFEMSKKSSFKNNLKLPALLFVTALFMPLLIQTAAKFYPGLLNPVLQFLSDRLFILYILWAILILAIIVMSYWIFKKEKIDFVFKNTFLFNFFYPVLPMWILAFTFTLTDSDSKVILLVVLLPIYLNDTLAYVFGRLFGKTPLIPSVSPKKTREGFIGGMIGAALVMLTILYFTGPFDLKHALAIVGVSVLASILATLGDLFESKLKRSIDIKDSGNILPGHGGILDRIDAMLFVAPVLYVLLLLIS from the coding sequence ATGAAAGATGTATTGATACGCTCCGTTTTCGGGGCTTTATTTTTGATGGTAGTTTTCACACCATTTGTTTACGATGTACAAAACAATGGTAATCTAATGAATCTGGTATTTTACCTATTTACCATGCTCGGGACCCACGAATTGTTCGAAATGAGTAAAAAAAGTTCGTTTAAAAACAACTTGAAACTTCCTGCTCTTCTATTTGTCACCGCACTCTTCATGCCTTTATTAATCCAAACAGCGGCCAAATTCTATCCCGGTCTTCTCAATCCGGTTTTGCAGTTTCTTTCCGACAGGTTGTTTATACTGTATATCCTTTGGGCCATTTTAATTCTGGCAATCATAGTGATGAGTTATTGGATTTTCAAGAAAGAAAAAATTGATTTTGTTTTTAAAAACACCTTCCTTTTCAACTTCTTCTACCCAGTTCTACCAATGTGGATATTAGCTTTTACCTTTACATTAACGGATAGCGATAGTAAGGTTATCCTACTTGTTGTGCTTCTACCTATCTATCTAAACGATACGCTAGCCTATGTTTTTGGACGTTTATTTGGAAAAACGCCACTCATTCCAAGTGTCTCTCCCAAAAAAACACGTGAAGGATTTATCGGCGGAATGATCGGTGCTGCTTTGGTGATGTTGACGATTCTTTATTTTACGGGTCCATTCGATTTAAAACATGCACTGGCAATAGTTGGAGTTTCTGTATTAGCAAGTATTTTAGCAACACTTGGCGACTTGTTTGAAAGCAAATTAAAACGCTCCATTGATATTAAAGATTCTGGGAATATTCTTCCAGGTCATGGAGGAATTCTAGACAGAATTGATGCGATGCTATTCGTAGCTCCTGTTTTATATGTACTTTTGCTACTCATTAGTTAA